Proteins encoded in a region of the Salmo trutta unplaced genomic scaffold, fSalTru1.1, whole genome shotgun sequence genome:
- the LOC115184281 gene encoding uncharacterized protein LOC115184281 has translation MSLQFSLNQTFNSDLSNPSSSAFKTLSTKVVSGVNNVFAGTPGFRRSIVNSFRSGSVVTDMTLVFDKQSSVPSSSSAQAILTNNSTSLNILPGSISAGSSTTSGSAPQPTAFALAALPLSLALSMVQLLAS, from the exons ATGAGTCTTCAGTTCAGTCTCAACCAGACGTTCAACTCAGATCTTTCCAACCCGTCCTCTTCAGCATTCAAGACTCTGTCTACCAAAGTGGTCTCTGGG GTGAACAATGTTTTTGCTGGGACCCCAGGCTTCCGTCGTTCCATTGTCAACTCATTCAG GAGTGGATCTGTAGTTACCGACATGACCCTCGTGTTCGACAAGCAGTCTTCGGTTCCCAGCTCAAGCAGTGCACAGGCAATTCTCACCAACAATTCCACCTCCCTGAACATTCTACCAGGCAGCATCAGTGCTG GGTCATCAACCACATCAGGAAGTGCTCCGCAACCCACTGCCTTCGCTCTGGCTGCCTTGCCTCTCAGTTTGGCTCTGTCAATGGTACAGCTGCTGGCTAGCTAA